From Deinococcus sp. Marseille-Q6407, one genomic window encodes:
- a CDS encoding potassium channel family protein → MFRFSALYLLLIVAGLVGLGTAGYHLIEGYSLLDSLYMTMMVLTTVGFGEVRPPSVAGKWFSILLMFLGVGMMLFLLGAVAEQAVRRLTDPKLLRRQQERILARMKDHVIVCGYGMMGQAVCQELLDAGKQVLIIDTNEELLVQAEQTELRTLLGDAADEDILNRAGLDRAEALISVMDSDAQNMFVLVSAREMAPDLPIIVRVSSEAVGRKMKHAGATAVIDPHRLGGRRIAGLLVAPHLSNFLNYDLRGAPSDDEGSFRLREWPVPPEQAGKTVSELHQHSEVLPVAIWRDNEPLLALPETPLAKGDVVLLAGEGGTLGQLEYSRQPIQDQAEEEAQT, encoded by the coding sequence ATGTTCCGTTTCTCTGCCCTCTATCTGCTGCTGATTGTGGCGGGCCTGGTCGGCCTGGGCACGGCGGGCTACCACCTGATTGAGGGTTACTCGCTGCTGGATTCGCTGTACATGACCATGATGGTGCTGACCACGGTGGGGTTCGGAGAGGTTAGGCCGCCTTCGGTGGCCGGCAAGTGGTTCAGCATCCTGCTGATGTTTCTGGGCGTGGGCATGATGCTGTTTTTGCTGGGCGCGGTGGCCGAGCAGGCGGTGCGCCGGCTGACCGACCCCAAGCTGCTGCGGCGGCAACAGGAAAGGATTCTGGCGCGAATGAAAGATCACGTGATCGTATGCGGCTACGGCATGATGGGCCAGGCGGTCTGTCAGGAACTGTTGGACGCCGGCAAACAGGTACTGATTATCGACACCAACGAGGAACTGCTGGTGCAGGCCGAGCAGACCGAGCTGCGGACCCTGCTGGGCGATGCGGCCGACGAGGACATTCTCAACCGCGCCGGGCTGGACCGCGCCGAGGCGCTGATTTCGGTGATGGATTCGGACGCACAGAATATGTTCGTGCTGGTCTCGGCCCGCGAGATGGCCCCCGACCTGCCGATTATCGTGCGGGTCAGCAGCGAAGCGGTGGGCCGCAAGATGAAACATGCCGGCGCGACTGCCGTCATTGACCCTCACCGCCTGGGCGGGCGGCGGATTGCCGGGCTGCTGGTGGCACCTCACCTCAGCAACTTTCTCAACTACGACCTGCGCGGCGCTCCCTCCGATGACGAGGGATCTTTTCGCCTGCGCGAGTGGCCGGTGCCGCCGGAGCAGGCCGGGAAGACTGTCAGCGAACTTCACCAGCACAGCGAGGTACTGCCGGTCGCCATCTGGCGCGATAACGAACCGCTGCTGGCCCTACCGGAAACCCCGCTGGCCAAGGGCGACGTGGTACTGCTGGCCGGTGAGGGCGGCACTCTAGGCCAGCTGGAGTATTCCCGCCAGCCGATTCAGGACCAGGCCGAGGAAGAGGCGCAGACCTGA
- a CDS encoding magnesium transporter CorA family protein, with product MQQLLRSFPMNKLALEEGHASRYSQYPEGDVLTFRSLRDPASLSEESERLTLFLYSDRLLTLSLHEVTYLDDVLASLKDDPAQSAGDIAFRLLDQAVGSYSQFAHILEDRIDELELGMFGEGRYRHQDHLVQTVFDLKQRLTQARRLCLDAQDTLVLLTRHTAADEADLLRFRDVRDSVDRIYKRLDSSRDNLSNLLNIYSRVQSQRMNEVMRTLASVSTVFLPLTFLAGVWGMNFDQMPELHWHYGYAMAWVIFGLISAALVWVFKRRGWW from the coding sequence ATGCAGCAGCTGCTCAGATCCTTTCCGATGAACAAACTGGCGCTGGAAGAAGGGCACGCCAGCCGCTACAGCCAGTACCCCGAGGGCGACGTGCTGACTTTTCGTTCGCTGCGCGACCCGGCCAGCCTGAGCGAAGAATCCGAGCGCCTGACACTGTTTCTGTATAGTGACCGCCTGCTGACCCTCAGCCTGCATGAGGTGACTTATCTGGACGATGTCCTGGCGTCCCTGAAAGACGACCCGGCGCAGTCGGCCGGAGACATCGCTTTTCGGCTGCTGGATCAGGCCGTCGGCAGCTACTCGCAGTTTGCTCATATCCTGGAAGACCGCATCGACGAGCTGGAGCTGGGCATGTTCGGGGAAGGCCGGTACCGGCACCAGGACCACCTGGTCCAGACCGTCTTTGACCTCAAGCAGCGGCTGACGCAGGCGCGGCGGCTGTGTCTGGACGCCCAGGACACCCTGGTGCTGCTGACCCGGCACACCGCAGCCGACGAAGCCGATCTGCTGCGCTTCCGCGACGTCCGCGACTCGGTTGACCGGATTTACAAGCGGCTGGACAGCAGCCGCGACAACCTATCCAACTTGCTCAACATCTATTCCAGAGTGCAGAGCCAGCGCATGAACGAGGTGATGCGGACCCTGGCCTCGGTCAGCACCGTGTTTCTGCCGCTGACCTTTCTGGCCGGTGTCTGGGGCATGAACTTCGATCAGATGCCCGAGCTGCACTGGCACTACGGCTATGCGATGGCCTGGGTCATTTTTGGTCTGATCTCGGCCGCGCTGGTCTGGGTGTTCAAGCGGCGCGGCTGGTGGTAG
- the yidC gene encoding membrane protein insertase YidC: protein MTKKLLLIASGALLLTGCGGTNRIPPFGHTLTQDWLSADFDGQQGEEAISRSNLADIVFNNKGEIIGWYVKTYAGSPYIKQNADGTFDFSALQNERGIINLVNGPALQIQLNGIDSKAPVKAAQPVLKDDKENNQQTAVFHYEQGGAPVTKTVTIHTRNYVLNVQTEVGNDSKQSYQMLLPGLGNEGNPRVRALPQTGEVATVQGAGVTKVENIRYAAMQRVPPNQMSPAILVRPAEGTRIDAQMTGGSNALLDLSMTGKSSVDVYGGHNELVHLTQSGFAQMPGVFDPNIFGRLSLGIVSLMDALYRLVHNWGLVILLLTLLLRLVMWPIMQAQARTTAKMQVLQPKMKEIQDRYKDAKDMESQRAMQVEMAALYKEHNFNPAGCLSSFLPLPVLIALWATIRNFEFDSGFLWMPDLAIPDPLWILPALYLVVNLGQLWVSTRRTPEMFKQQSIMYIFFVYLALIFPAGVSIYLVLSTLIGIGQQLLVNRQVEADLARAGQTVQKTVTAAGGPGRKDKSKNTKVIDAPKD, encoded by the coding sequence ATGACCAAAAAATTACTTCTCATTGCAAGTGGCGCTCTGCTGTTGACCGGCTGCGGGGGCACTAACCGCATTCCGCCGTTCGGTCACACCCTGACCCAGGACTGGCTCTCGGCCGATTTTGATGGGCAGCAGGGCGAAGAGGCCATTTCCCGGTCCAACCTGGCCGACATCGTCTTTAACAACAAGGGCGAAATCATCGGCTGGTACGTCAAGACCTACGCCGGCTCCCCTTATATCAAGCAGAATGCCGACGGAACTTTTGATTTCTCGGCGCTGCAGAACGAACGCGGCATCATCAACCTGGTCAACGGCCCCGCACTTCAGATTCAGCTGAACGGCATTGACTCCAAGGCGCCGGTCAAGGCGGCGCAGCCGGTGCTCAAGGACGACAAAGAGAACAACCAGCAGACGGCCGTCTTCCATTATGAGCAGGGCGGCGCTCCCGTCACCAAGACGGTCACGATTCATACTCGCAACTACGTGCTGAACGTGCAGACCGAGGTCGGCAACGACAGCAAGCAGAGCTACCAGATGCTGCTGCCGGGCCTGGGCAACGAAGGTAACCCCCGGGTCCGCGCCCTGCCGCAGACAGGCGAGGTCGCGACCGTGCAGGGCGCCGGCGTCACCAAGGTGGAGAACATCCGCTACGCCGCCATGCAGCGCGTGCCACCCAACCAGATGTCGCCGGCCATCTTGGTGCGGCCGGCCGAAGGCACCCGGATCGATGCCCAGATGACTGGTGGCAGCAACGCCCTACTGGACCTCAGCATGACTGGGAAAAGCTCGGTGGACGTGTACGGCGGCCACAACGAGTTGGTTCACCTGACCCAGTCGGGCTTCGCGCAGATGCCAGGAGTGTTTGACCCCAACATCTTCGGCCGCCTGAGCTTGGGCATCGTGTCGCTGATGGACGCGCTGTACCGCCTGGTGCACAACTGGGGCCTGGTCATTTTGTTGCTGACGCTGCTGCTGCGGCTGGTGATGTGGCCGATCATGCAGGCCCAGGCCCGCACCACCGCCAAGATGCAGGTGCTGCAGCCCAAGATGAAGGAAATCCAGGACCGCTACAAGGACGCCAAGGACATGGAATCCCAGCGGGCCATGCAGGTGGAGATGGCCGCGCTCTATAAGGAACACAACTTCAACCCGGCCGGCTGCCTTTCCAGCTTCCTCCCGCTGCCGGTCCTGATCGCGCTGTGGGCCACCATCCGCAACTTCGAGTTCGATTCGGGCTTCCTGTGGATGCCTGACCTGGCGATTCCTGACCCGCTGTGGATTCTCCCCGCGCTGTACCTGGTCGTGAACCTGGGGCAGCTGTGGGTCAGCACCCGCCGCACGCCGGAAATGTTTAAGCAGCAGTCCATCATGTACATCTTCTTCGTGTACCTGGCCCTGATTTTCCCGGCTGGCGTCAGCATCTATCTGGTGCTGTCCACCCTGATCGGTATCGGCCAGCAGCTGCTGGTCAACCGCCAGGTGGAAGCTGACCTGGCCCGCGCCGGTCAGACGGTCCAGAAGACGGTGACGGCCGCTGGCGGCCCTGGCCGCAAGGACAAGTCCAAGAACACCAAGGTGATTGATGCGCCCAAGGACTGA
- the rpmF gene encoding 50S ribosomal protein L32, translating into MSKKPVPKKKTSKSKRDMRRSHHALSLPALTECPQCHAKKLSHHVCANCGYYNGRQVLSV; encoded by the coding sequence ATGTCCAAGAAGCCCGTTCCCAAGAAAAAGACCAGCAAGAGCAAGCGCGATATGCGCCGTAGCCACCACGCCCTGAGCCTGCCGGCCCTGACTGAGTGCCCTCAGTGCCACGCCAAGAAGCTGAGCCACCACGTGTGCGCCAACTGCGGCTACTACAACGGCCGCCAGGTGCTGAGCGTCTGA
- the ubiE gene encoding bifunctional demethylmenaquinone methyltransferase/2-methoxy-6-polyprenyl-1,4-benzoquinol methylase UbiE, whose protein sequence is MTDPQRPHSKPAVGDRQDKGADVQAMFATIAPHYDLLNRILSLGVDQTWRWTAAREALAKAPRRVLDIATGTGDFALELKRRAPYAEVTGSDFVPEMLELARAKGRQTGLKVTWEEGDALHLPYPDASFDAVTCAFGFRNFSDYERGLAEMYRVLAPGGRLAILEFPPPAENLFGQVYRLYFQQVLPRIGAVISGDGGAYTYLPESVLAFPEPRTLLAMMRQAGFSARYRPLTFGIAGLWVADKR, encoded by the coding sequence ATGACTGACCCCCAACGCCCCCACAGCAAACCCGCCGTGGGCGACAGACAGGATAAGGGCGCCGACGTGCAGGCCATGTTCGCCACGATTGCCCCGCACTACGACCTGCTGAACCGGATCCTCAGCCTCGGCGTGGACCAGACCTGGCGCTGGACGGCGGCCCGGGAAGCCCTCGCCAAAGCCCCCCGCCGCGTGCTGGACATCGCCACCGGCACCGGCGACTTCGCGCTGGAACTCAAGCGCCGTGCTCCCTACGCCGAAGTGACCGGCAGCGACTTCGTGCCGGAAATGCTGGAACTGGCCCGGGCTAAGGGCCGTCAGACAGGCCTGAAGGTGACCTGGGAGGAGGGCGACGCCCTGCACCTGCCCTACCCGGACGCCAGCTTCGATGCGGTCACCTGTGCCTTCGGATTCCGTAACTTCAGCGACTACGAGCGCGGCCTGGCCGAGATGTACCGGGTGCTGGCCCCCGGCGGCCGGCTGGCGATTCTGGAGTTCCCGCCGCCCGCCGAGAACCTGTTCGGCCAGGTCTACCGGCTGTACTTTCAGCAGGTGCTGCCACGCATCGGGGCGGTCATCAGCGGTGACGGCGGCGCCTACACTTATCTGCCCGAAAGCGTGCTGGCTTTTCCTGAGCCCCGCACACTGCTTGCCATGATGCGCCAGGCCGGCTTCAGCGCCCGCTACCGCCCACTGACCTTCGGCATTGCGGGGCTGTGGGTGGCTGACAAGCGGTAA